The Acipenser ruthenus chromosome 37, fAciRut3.2 maternal haplotype, whole genome shotgun sequence genome has a window encoding:
- the LOC117397848 gene encoding ankyrin-2-like isoform X10, giving the protein MWTLLTELLISLVLLGFFVLSCQNVLHIVTGSIRFVLKHIHQELDQELGEGEEGGDDEESVTTHVVRRRVMVKGDEVEDIPGGQFSEEQFTDEHGNIITKKTVRKVVRRMQGEEPGEHEVSVERSLQEPAELETEAEQFMNYAILRRDSSNKSEANEGKKGAQIVKRASLRRVKQ; this is encoded by the exons ATGTGGACTCTTCTGACCGAGCTCCTGATCAGCCTGGTGCTGCTAGGCTTTTTTGTGCTCAGCTGTCAGAACGTGCTGCACATCGTCACCGGCTCCATCCGCTTCGTCCTCAAGCACATCCACCAGGagctggaccaggagctgggcgAGGGAGAGGAGGGCGGAGATGACGAGGAGAGCGTGACCACGCACGTCGTGCGCCGCAGGGTCATGGTCAAG GGAGATGAGGTCGAGGACATTCCAGGAGGGCAGTTCAGCGAGGAGCAGTTCACAGACGAGCATGGGAACATCATCACAAAGAAG ACCGTGCGGAAGGTGGTGCGTCGGATGCAGGGGGAGGAGCCGGGCGAGCATGAGGTCAGTGTGGAGCGGTCACTGCAGGAGCCGGCAGAGCTGGAGACCGAGGCAGAGCAGTTCATGAACTACGCCATCCTGAGGAGGGACAGCAGCAACAAG TCGGAGGCGAACGAGGGGAAGAAGGGTGCTCAGATTGTGAAGCGTGCCAGTCTAAGACGGGTGAAGCAGTGA
- the LOC131706785 gene encoding DNA-directed RNA polymerase III subunit RPC4-like, with protein MSEGSSGDPGSAGGVRPAAPGGRGLVGRRAAAAIPPSRLPAIRSRDLTLGGVKKKTFTPNIISRKAKEEQAEVTSRKEREREQRPQDGRGRGRGRGRGRGRPDVIQSHSIFEQGPSEAAVKKRGGCYDGAMDAPSMGPSPIINIKKEKRETEEETKQILRMLERDNFLDDPRLHSNLRSCPVQLPLAVSGWIFKEEVKGEGPKKEEEEQEGEDMELDPPLVKVKEEPVDDGEVKKAEPVCQAPPLPPEIGFAELLQGWSQCKGEELVFMQLPDSLPGQPPTQDQRPIKTEVKTEDGQSVLVKQEMSQDALQAENTCSLTDLAEGQVGKLLVRKSGRVQLVLGKVKLDIAMGTPCSFLQELVSVGTGDGRAGDLTVLGHIRHKLVCSPDFESLLEHRQ; from the exons ATGTCTGAAGGAAGCTCGGGGGACCCCGGCTCTGCTGGAGGGGTGCGCCCCGCTGCCCCGGGGGGGAGGGGGCTGGTGGGCAGAAGAGCCGCAGCTGCCATCCCCCCCAGCCGCCTGCCCGCCATCCGATCCCGAGACCTCACCCTGGGAGGAGTGAAGAAG AAAACCTTCACTCCAAATATCATCAGCAGGAAAGCCAAAGAGGA acaGGCCGAGGTCACCTCtcggaaggagagagagagggagcagagGCCCCAGGATGGGAGGGGGAGAGGCAGGGGCAGAGGGAGGGGCCGCGGGCGTCCGGATGTCATCCAGTCCCACTCCATCTTCGAGCAGGGCCCCTCCGAAGCCGCTGTGAAGAAGAGGG GCGGTTGCTATGACGGCGCGATGGACGCTCCCAGCATGGGCCCCTCCCCCATCATAAACATCAAGAAGGAGAAGAGGGAGACGGAGGAGGAGACCAAGCAGATCCTGCGCATGCTGGAGAGAGACAAC TTCCTCGATGACCCCCGGCTCCATAGCAACCTCCGGAGCTGTCCGGTACAGCTGCCCCTGGCCGTCTCGGGCTGGATCTTTAAAGAGGAGGTCAAGGGGGAGGGGCCCAAAAAGGAAGAGGAGGAGCAAGAGGGGGAGGACATGGAGCTGGACCCGCCCCTGGTCAAAG TGAAGGAGGAGCCTGTGGATGATGGTGAGGTGAAGAAGGCGGAACCTGTCTGCcaggcccctcccctcccccctgaGATAGGATTTGCTGAGCTGCTGCAGGGGTGGAGCCAGTGCAAAGGGGAGGAGCTTGTCTTCATGCAGCTTCCAGACTCCCTCCCGGGGCAGCCGCCCACCCAGGACCAGCGGCCAATCAAAACGGAGGTGAAGACGGAGGACGGCCAATCGGTGCTCGTGAAACAGGAGATGAGCCAG GACGCCCTGCAGGCTGAGAACACCTGCTCCCTGACAGACCTGGCTGAGGGCCAGGTGGGGAAGCTGCTGGTGAGGAAGTCCGGTCGCGTTCAGCTCGTCCTGGGCAAAGTGAAGCTGGACATCGCCATGGGGACCCCCTGCTCCTTCCTGCAG GAGCTGGTATCAGTGGGCACTGGGGACGGCAGGGCAGGGGATCTGACAGTGCTGGGGCACATCAGACACAAGCTGGTCTGCTCTCCAGACTTCGAGTCTCTGCTGGAGCACAGGCAGTGA